The Leptospira fletcheri genome includes a region encoding these proteins:
- a CDS encoding response regulator, producing MVTAQRSAILCVDDEPIILITLKQELRKRFGDEYQYETALNAKEALEVVDELVNTGINVILILSDWLMPGLKGDEFLILIHAKYPEIRSILITGHVDETAARRVKSEAGTYAVFSKPWDAKQLMDAVQICCNRG from the coding sequence ATGGTGACGGCCCAAAGAAGCGCGATTTTATGTGTAGATGACGAACCGATCATTTTGATCACTCTCAAGCAGGAATTACGAAAACGATTTGGGGACGAATACCAATACGAAACGGCGTTGAACGCTAAAGAAGCGTTGGAAGTAGTGGACGAACTTGTAAATACCGGAATCAACGTCATCCTGATCCTATCGGACTGGCTGATGCCAGGTCTGAAAGGGGACGAGTTCCTGATATTGATCCATGCAAAATATCCCGAGATTCGCTCGATCTTGATCACCGGACATGTGGATGAAACTGCGGCTCGTCGAGTCAAAAGCGAGGCCGGGACCTATGCCGTTTTTTCGAAGCCGTGGGACGCGAAACAATTGATGGACGCCGTCCAAATCTGCTGTAACCGAGGATAG
- a CDS encoding helix-turn-helix domain-containing protein, translating to MADSFLSFFLLFSSLLALLYAMGEVFAFSRGNRRIVLFGIFLLLSYFLFHAYLVSSHNILHFPYLFLTHLPCSALLGALLERYLLLAWGNPAEKPGRFVLKILPAVGIGLWLVPFYFQDGDRKRELLLRVFDQGSDWSVKGPVLFTMCILLFFLLSFLIRLFRTVRVSVIRTEINLMTILLFSGFAILSTFLGAFSVLTGRPDPLGKIGTWIGLFLLFIYVYRQRYPEFFLEVRKVVEEEKRAKASQLAKLNLNEIRENLRNLFETEKIYREDELTLTLLAGRLNLTPHQLSEYLNTGEGKSFFQILNEYRVEDAKQRIRTQPEETLLAIAYSSGFRSKSTFNEVFRKETGLTPSAYRKRSLRKSKK from the coding sequence GTGGCGGATTCGTTTCTATCGTTTTTCCTTCTTTTCTCCTCGCTTCTCGCCTTGTTGTATGCGATGGGGGAGGTATTCGCATTTTCGAGAGGGAATAGAAGGATCGTATTGTTCGGAATTTTTCTGCTCCTCTCCTATTTTCTATTTCACGCGTATCTGGTTTCTTCGCACAATATTTTACATTTTCCTTATTTATTTTTAACTCATTTACCTTGTTCCGCTTTGCTGGGCGCGTTGCTGGAAAGGTATCTTCTTCTGGCATGGGGAAATCCTGCGGAGAAGCCGGGGCGGTTCGTTCTGAAAATCCTTCCCGCCGTCGGGATCGGGCTTTGGCTGGTCCCGTTTTATTTTCAGGATGGGGACAGGAAGAGGGAATTACTTCTTAGGGTTTTCGATCAGGGCTCCGACTGGAGCGTCAAAGGGCCGGTGCTCTTTACGATGTGCATCCTGCTCTTCTTTCTGCTTTCTTTTTTGATACGCCTTTTCCGAACGGTTCGAGTTTCCGTGATTCGAACAGAAATCAATCTGATGACCATTCTCCTTTTTTCGGGTTTTGCGATTTTGAGTACCTTTCTCGGCGCATTTTCGGTGCTGACGGGTAGGCCCGATCCTTTGGGAAAAATAGGAACTTGGATCGGCTTGTTTCTGCTCTTCATTTATGTTTACCGGCAGAGATATCCGGAATTCTTTCTGGAAGTTCGAAAGGTAGTTGAAGAGGAAAAGCGGGCCAAAGCATCCCAACTCGCGAAGCTGAACCTGAACGAGATACGGGAGAACTTACGGAACCTGTTCGAGACGGAAAAAATCTATCGTGAGGACGAACTGACTCTGACTCTTTTGGCAGGACGGTTGAATCTGACTCCGCACCAGTTATCCGAATACCTGAATACAGGAGAAGGGAAAAGCTTCTTCCAAATATTAAACGAATATCGGGTCGAAGATGCGAAACAAAGGATCCGGACCCAACCCGAGGAAACTCTTTTGGCGATCGCTTATTCCTCGGGGTTCAGATCCAAGTCCACTTTTAACGAAGTCTTTCGGAAGGAAACAGGCCTGACTCCGTCCGCTTATAGAAAGAGGAGCCTTCGAAAATCTAAAAAATAG
- a CDS encoding SpoIIE family protein phosphatase, with protein sequence MESFFLNFYSFGSLLAALFSAYAAFFFLRIKDRSKAALNIGLATCITILYHSAYAVGFSSYDEWTIYHRWFMIPVPLISLIHLFLFFFYFPEPKRVKLGLGIFFALYAGIIVITAFYVIVSLQAPRTFVFGSHHWDFQTQLFYKIFSILVLFYILCLIAAGIWRAYAEKGKQRRAVIYLLLTYCFLSIFSGIMNALSRDGTVSRAAYQQCADLTLVAGYFLMIVLYVNITKERTTILSRIIGIAMATFLLTFQLVGYAILNGYDSSFDTIQTHVTRSAVLNEERPKDLLYLLSFDPENSEIKTEYGSKDPRTGKSDGEELRFLYYTKKLLSLGNMDARQRRKRSEKILEESPDAFGIYRSGLLEFLESKGDGKVSDPDVERFFGEIEKRFSVIRNKFYNAPNKSDNSLTDKLFRSEEVGISATMKSLTERFRSGVREGMSGEELNQLFLSIAIPLRKEEERIYRGVRTFRPGDPKPNYYVSYIYQHPKTGKIYEAGFDYRTLRQFLHPPSWILAVSLLSIFFVTAIGFRLFFDGALLTPLNEVVTGLREVNSGNLDYRLTPRVEDEIGFIARSFNRMTRSIQAARKRLEQYAAELEDKVKERTKELELSLEEIKELKQQQDGDYFLTSLLIRPLGENKAVQDRVKVDFLLEQKKKFTFRNYEDEIGGDMNIANHIELKRRTFTVFLNADAMGKSMQGAGGALVLGSVFESIIERTRLVESMRNLSPEHWLKGAFTELHKVFESFDGSMLVSLVMGLIDDQAGILYYINAEHPWTVLYRDGISSFIENELLFRKLGTTGLEGRISIKTFQLEPGDVMIAGSDGRDDILIGMDATGGRLLNDDEHLFLKIVEEADGELPGIYDGILKRGKLTDDLSLIRLSYLEPNRISPEEESEKRKILELLRRAKATTNESDISEAISFLQEAETLNSRIPEVKRNFVRLHLKLKNYREAAKYAEDYLDLRPIDNEILYIASFAARKAGMLRKALEFGERLRLRDPNHLKNLMNLAQVFIILKKFDQAASVTQEASVISPDSNAILKLKDFLGKLADKQSGEERM encoded by the coding sequence ATGGAATCTTTTTTTCTAAATTTTTATTCCTTTGGATCATTATTAGCAGCGTTGTTTTCCGCTTACGCCGCTTTCTTTTTCCTCAGGATTAAGGATAGAAGTAAGGCCGCCCTAAACATCGGGTTGGCCACATGCATAACGATTCTGTATCACTCCGCTTATGCGGTCGGATTTTCCTCGTACGACGAATGGACGATTTATCATAGATGGTTCATGATTCCCGTTCCGTTGATCAGCCTGATCCACCTATTTCTATTCTTCTTCTATTTCCCCGAACCGAAAAGGGTGAAATTAGGGCTCGGGATTTTCTTTGCCCTCTACGCCGGAATCATCGTCATCACGGCCTTTTACGTCATCGTCTCCTTACAAGCCCCCAGGACCTTTGTTTTCGGAAGCCACCATTGGGATTTCCAAACACAACTTTTTTATAAAATCTTTTCCATCCTGGTCTTATTTTATATTCTTTGTCTGATCGCCGCCGGGATCTGGCGGGCCTATGCGGAAAAAGGAAAGCAAAGAAGGGCCGTGATCTATCTCCTTCTGACGTACTGCTTTTTAAGTATTTTTTCCGGGATTATGAACGCTCTGAGCAGGGACGGAACGGTATCACGAGCGGCTTACCAACAATGTGCCGACCTAACCTTGGTGGCGGGATATTTTCTGATGATCGTCCTATACGTGAATATCACGAAGGAAAGAACCACCATCCTGAGTCGCATCATAGGAATCGCGATGGCGACCTTCCTCTTGACGTTTCAATTGGTCGGATATGCGATCCTGAACGGCTACGATTCTTCTTTCGATACGATTCAAACTCACGTCACAAGATCTGCCGTTTTAAACGAAGAAAGACCGAAAGATCTACTATATCTCTTGTCTTTCGATCCGGAAAATTCCGAAATAAAAACGGAATACGGATCCAAAGATCCCAGGACCGGAAAAAGCGACGGGGAAGAATTAAGATTTTTATATTATACCAAAAAGCTGTTAAGCCTAGGAAATATGGATGCGAGACAAAGGCGGAAAAGATCCGAAAAGATCCTGGAAGAATCGCCGGATGCGTTCGGAATTTATAGGAGCGGCCTTTTGGAATTTCTGGAATCCAAAGGGGACGGAAAGGTTTCGGATCCGGATGTGGAACGTTTTTTCGGAGAGATAGAAAAGAGATTTTCAGTCATTCGAAATAAATTCTATAACGCACCGAATAAAAGCGACAATAGCCTAACCGACAAACTGTTCCGCTCGGAGGAGGTCGGCATTTCGGCCACGATGAAATCCCTTACGGAGAGATTCAGGAGCGGCGTTCGCGAGGGCATGAGCGGCGAGGAATTGAATCAGCTTTTCCTTTCCATCGCGATCCCGCTGAGAAAAGAGGAAGAACGCATATATAGGGGAGTCAGAACTTTTCGCCCGGGGGACCCTAAACCCAATTATTACGTTTCCTATATATACCAACATCCTAAAACGGGTAAGATCTACGAAGCCGGATTCGACTACAGAACCCTAAGGCAATTTCTCCACCCTCCTTCTTGGATACTGGCCGTTTCCCTTTTATCCATCTTTTTCGTCACCGCGATCGGATTCCGACTCTTCTTTGACGGCGCTCTCCTTACGCCTTTAAACGAAGTTGTGACCGGACTCAGGGAGGTAAATTCGGGGAATCTGGATTACAGGCTAACGCCGAGAGTCGAGGACGAAATCGGTTTCATAGCGAGGTCGTTTAACAGGATGACCAGATCTATCCAGGCTGCAAGGAAACGATTGGAACAGTACGCGGCCGAATTGGAAGATAAGGTCAAAGAGCGGACGAAAGAACTCGAGCTATCCTTGGAAGAGATCAAGGAACTCAAACAGCAGCAGGACGGGGATTACTTCCTTACTTCGCTTTTGATCCGACCGTTAGGGGAGAACAAGGCTGTTCAGGATAGGGTGAAAGTGGATTTTCTACTGGAACAGAAGAAAAAGTTCACTTTTAGAAACTACGAGGACGAGATCGGCGGCGATATGAATATCGCCAATCACATAGAGCTGAAACGAAGAACGTTTACGGTATTCTTAAACGCTGACGCCATGGGAAAATCCATGCAAGGAGCCGGAGGAGCTTTGGTTTTAGGTTCCGTCTTCGAGTCCATCATAGAGAGGACGAGACTGGTGGAATCGATGCGCAACCTTTCCCCCGAACATTGGCTGAAGGGCGCGTTTACGGAACTTCATAAAGTTTTCGAAAGTTTTGACGGTTCCATGCTTGTATCTCTGGTCATGGGCCTGATCGACGATCAGGCCGGAATTCTTTATTATATCAACGCGGAACACCCTTGGACAGTTCTATATAGGGACGGAATATCTTCGTTTATAGAAAACGAGTTATTATTTCGTAAATTAGGAACCACGGGACTGGAAGGCAGAATCTCGATCAAGACCTTTCAATTGGAACCCGGAGACGTGATGATAGCCGGATCAGACGGTAGGGACGATATACTGATCGGCATGGACGCGACAGGAGGACGGTTATTAAACGACGACGAGCACCTCTTTCTGAAAATCGTCGAAGAAGCCGACGGAGAATTGCCGGGTATTTACGACGGCATTCTTAAGAGAGGAAAACTTACCGACGATCTTTCTCTGATCCGACTCTCCTATCTGGAGCCGAACCGGATCTCTCCGGAAGAGGAAAGCGAGAAGCGGAAAATCCTGGAATTGCTTCGACGCGCAAAAGCGACTACGAACGAATCGGACATTTCCGAGGCGATCTCCTTCCTCCAGGAGGCGGAAACTCTGAACAGTCGGATTCCCGAGGTAAAAAGAAACTTCGTCCGTCTCCACCTCAAGCTGAAAAACTATCGTGAAGCCGCCAAATACGCGGAAGATTATCTCGATTTACGACCGATCGACAACGAAATCCTTTATATCGCCTCCTTTGCAGCGAGAAAAGCCGGGATGCTACGCAAAGCATTAGAATTCGGAGAACGCTTACGGTTAAGAGATCCGAACCATCTCAAAAATCTGATGAACCTTGCGCAGGTTTTCATCATCCTGAAAAAATTCGATCAAGCGGCGTCCGTTACGCAAGAAGCTTCCGTAATCTCCCCGGACAGCAACGCGATCCTGAAACTCAAGGACTTTCTGGGAAAATTGGCGGATAAACAGAGCGGCGAAGAACGGATGTAA
- a CDS encoding LTA synthase family protein: protein MEKKTSFNIRLILFYFLLFYIILLLYKIAFVWIYSYRLDGVGVRAFLLASAVGLRFDLATISMLLALFAVPLLVPVLGRIRFYRLFWGYSAILITLWMVGHLSADLIYYENGNKHLGYEGFVFFGNSFWVIFKSALTESPRFLTFMICSAVVFLLVAGVVFWRRVPKNSEQGNWIYESLRLFLIVAFLVIAIRGGVQETPLRPAYAATSTNPFLNDLPLNGIYTSIIDLKSQNLNPNLVMKKTDAVRIVREEIEYPNAEFVSDKYPLLRFQKGTNEGAPPNIVLVLLESWTGKFIRPISDGMVEGKELTPHFNRLVREGKFFTHFFASGGRTTNGMMSVLTGIPDRPGLTVVRTHQVLGNFSGIGSIFKNLGYETYFVTGGDLTFDNESVLMPHWGFQTVVGEAEIRSLGRFQKGAWGYDDADVLQLLHEKISSSSKPFFGVALTLTTHYPYKTPEKRFDIFDSSIRDYEYLNVYHYSDWAIGQFIERAKKFPYFKNTVFVFVADHTHHRYLNYYEDRNIPFLIYAPGRISPGRNDAFASQLDIIPTVLGIVGKPAYFSSMGRDLFSSNRTESAYFAYGTLFGWIEKDLFHLEYADGKGGAEYSVSAPQGPTEFCKKDPAFCRQASDKARAFLNLSYQLLNSNSIFPSEKEMRSGSFAD from the coding sequence GTGGAAAAAAAAACGTCCTTTAATATTAGATTAATATTATTCTATTTTCTCCTTTTCTACATTATCCTACTCCTTTATAAAATCGCGTTCGTTTGGATCTACTCCTACCGTCTGGACGGGGTCGGAGTGCGGGCGTTTTTGTTGGCTTCTGCGGTCGGCCTTAGATTCGATCTGGCGACGATTTCCATGCTTTTGGCTCTTTTTGCCGTGCCATTGTTGGTACCTGTACTGGGACGGATCCGATTCTATCGATTGTTTTGGGGATATTCCGCCATATTAATCACGCTTTGGATGGTCGGGCATTTGAGCGCGGATCTGATTTATTATGAAAACGGAAATAAGCACCTAGGTTACGAAGGTTTCGTATTCTTCGGAAACAGCTTTTGGGTGATTTTTAAGTCCGCCCTTACGGAAAGCCCTAGGTTCCTGACCTTCATGATTTGCTCTGCTGTCGTTTTTCTCCTCGTTGCGGGCGTCGTTTTCTGGAGAAGGGTGCCTAAAAATTCCGAACAGGGCAACTGGATCTACGAGTCTCTCCGTTTGTTCTTAATCGTGGCATTTTTGGTGATCGCTATCCGAGGAGGCGTGCAGGAAACTCCGCTTCGTCCCGCTTATGCGGCGACTTCTACGAATCCTTTTTTGAACGATCTTCCTTTAAACGGGATCTACACATCCATTATAGATTTGAAAAGTCAAAATTTGAATCCGAATCTGGTGATGAAGAAAACTGACGCGGTGCGGATCGTACGCGAGGAGATCGAATATCCGAACGCTGAGTTTGTAAGCGACAAATATCCTTTGCTGCGTTTTCAAAAAGGAACGAACGAGGGCGCTCCTCCGAACATCGTACTAGTGTTGTTGGAAAGTTGGACCGGTAAATTTATCCGACCCATATCCGACGGGATGGTGGAAGGGAAGGAGCTGACTCCTCATTTTAATCGATTGGTCAGAGAAGGGAAATTCTTCACGCATTTCTTCGCCTCGGGAGGAAGAACTACGAACGGAATGATGTCCGTTTTGACGGGCATACCGGATCGCCCCGGGCTGACCGTGGTTCGTACACACCAAGTCCTCGGCAATTTTTCCGGCATCGGATCCATATTTAAGAACTTGGGTTACGAAACCTATTTCGTAACCGGAGGGGACTTAACCTTCGATAACGAGTCCGTGTTGATGCCTCATTGGGGGTTCCAGACTGTCGTCGGAGAGGCGGAGATCCGGAGTCTCGGACGTTTTCAGAAAGGGGCTTGGGGTTATGACGACGCGGACGTACTGCAATTATTACACGAGAAAATCAGCTCTTCTTCCAAGCCTTTTTTTGGGGTGGCCTTGACTTTGACCACACACTATCCTTATAAGACCCCCGAGAAGCGGTTCGACATTTTCGATTCGTCTATTAGGGATTACGAATATTTAAACGTGTATCATTACTCCGATTGGGCTATCGGTCAATTCATAGAAAGGGCCAAAAAATTTCCGTATTTCAAAAACACCGTTTTTGTCTTTGTGGCGGATCATACCCATCACCGTTATCTGAATTATTACGAGGACAGGAATATCCCCTTCCTGATTTACGCTCCGGGCAGAATTTCGCCTGGAAGGAACGATGCATTCGCTTCTCAATTGGATATCATTCCGACCGTTCTCGGGATCGTAGGAAAACCGGCGTATTTTTCCTCGATGGGCCGGGACTTATTCTCTTCAAACCGTACGGAAAGCGCATACTTCGCGTACGGGACTCTTTTCGGATGGATCGAAAAGGATTTATTTCATCTGGAATATGCGGACGGAAAAGGGGGAGCCGAATATTCGGTTTCGGCGCCGCAGGGTCCGACGGAATTCTGCAAAAAAGACCCGGCTTTTTGTCGCCAAGCCTCCGATAAGGCGCGCGCTTTCTTAAATCTGAGTTATCAATTATTGAATAGTAATTCGATCTTTCCGTCCGAGAAGGAGATGAGGTCCGGATCCTTCGCAGATTGA
- a CDS encoding sterol desaturase family protein → MPSCQFSLECVESFALFQLSMNFLRYYPLAALVFLVFWIWKKGSFQKFRIQQSFPKSDKIWSEIKQSAVTLFMFSGIAISVYVLSGLGILNRKIYFNLSEHGGWAYGFFSLFLITVWHETWFYWFHRLMHHRKVYPLVHSLHHKSVNPSPFAAYNFHWIEAFLEAFYVVPFICVVPFHFGFFLAHTFYAMVMNIWWHTGYELFPRGWAKHPILKWINTSTHHNMHHQRFHGNYSLYFNFWDRVMKTNFEDYETTFETVAKGRADGRNADRNSRGDLVDSLAFASEER, encoded by the coding sequence ATGCCGTCTTGCCAATTTAGCCTTGAATGCGTGGAGTCGTTCGCGCTTTTCCAACTCAGCATGAATTTTCTGCGCTATTATCCTCTAGCGGCTCTGGTTTTTCTCGTTTTTTGGATCTGGAAAAAGGGATCTTTCCAAAAATTCAGAATCCAACAGTCTTTTCCTAAGTCGGACAAGATTTGGTCCGAAATCAAGCAATCCGCAGTGACCTTATTCATGTTCAGCGGGATCGCGATTTCCGTTTACGTCCTGTCGGGCCTCGGAATTTTGAATCGTAAGATTTATTTCAATCTGTCCGAGCACGGCGGATGGGCTTACGGATTTTTCAGCCTTTTCTTGATTACGGTTTGGCACGAGACTTGGTTCTATTGGTTCCACAGATTGATGCACCATAGGAAAGTCTATCCGCTTGTCCATTCTCTCCATCATAAATCCGTAAATCCTTCCCCTTTCGCAGCATATAATTTTCATTGGATCGAGGCTTTTTTGGAAGCTTTCTACGTGGTTCCTTTTATCTGCGTCGTTCCTTTCCATTTCGGCTTCTTTTTGGCGCATACCTTTTACGCTATGGTGATGAATATCTGGTGGCACACCGGTTACGAACTTTTTCCCAGAGGTTGGGCAAAGCATCCTATTTTGAAATGGATCAATACTTCCACCCACCACAACATGCACCACCAACGTTTTCACGGGAATTACAGTCTTTATTTTAATTTTTGGGACAGAGTGATGAAGACGAATTTCGAGGATTATGAAACGACTTTCGAAACCGTCGCGAAGGGAAGGGCAGACGGAAGAAATGCCGACAGGAACTCGCGCGGAGATTTGGTAGACTCTTTGGCGTTCGCTTCGGAGGAAAGATAA